In the Jatrophihabitans endophyticus genome, one interval contains:
- a CDS encoding PfkB family carbohydrate kinase — MPESPLAPEPYDLLLQGTVFLDVVLTGLESPPSRGAEVLASGMGSCPGGIANLAIAASRLGLRTTLSAAFGDDLYADFCWTTLAEQEGVDLSHSMRFPGWHSPVTVSMVLDRDRAMVTHAHPSPLPPTTMLGGRPAAAFGFVHLEAEPQPWVVEAAAGGMRLFADVGWDPVEEWSPKILDQLEHYYAFLPNSVEAMAYTRTDDPHDAVHALADRVPVAVVTCGGEGAIAMDATTGEEAWVPTFPVNAHDPTGAGDVFGAAFVLGTKYGWPLERRLAFANLCAALSVQNVGGSLAAPGWGDIVDWLAGIRGRAAAGSTTAADAVSRYAFLDDVVPDEHASVRRASATIARFSDA; from the coding sequence ATGCCCGAGTCACCGCTCGCCCCCGAGCCCTACGACCTGCTGCTGCAGGGCACGGTCTTCCTCGACGTCGTGCTCACCGGGCTCGAGTCGCCACCCTCCCGTGGTGCCGAGGTGCTCGCGTCCGGCATGGGCTCGTGCCCGGGCGGCATCGCCAACCTCGCCATCGCCGCGAGCCGGCTCGGCCTGCGGACCACGCTGTCGGCCGCCTTCGGCGACGACCTCTACGCCGACTTCTGCTGGACGACGCTCGCCGAGCAGGAGGGCGTCGACCTCTCGCACTCGATGCGCTTCCCCGGCTGGCACTCGCCGGTGACGGTGTCGATGGTCCTCGACCGCGACCGCGCGATGGTCACGCACGCCCACCCGTCGCCGCTGCCGCCCACCACCATGCTGGGCGGACGCCCCGCTGCGGCGTTCGGCTTCGTCCACCTCGAGGCCGAGCCGCAGCCCTGGGTGGTCGAGGCCGCCGCCGGCGGCATGCGGCTGTTCGCCGACGTCGGCTGGGACCCGGTCGAGGAGTGGTCGCCGAAGATCCTCGACCAGCTCGAGCACTACTACGCGTTCCTGCCCAACAGCGTCGAGGCCATGGCCTACACCCGCACCGACGACCCGCACGACGCCGTGCACGCCCTGGCCGACCGGGTGCCGGTGGCCGTGGTGACGTGTGGCGGCGAGGGGGCGATCGCGATGGACGCGACGACCGGCGAGGAGGCGTGGGTGCCGACGTTCCCGGTGAACGCCCACGACCCCACCGGCGCCGGCGACGTGTTCGGCGCGGCGTTCGTGCTCGGGACGAAGTACGGCTGGCCGCTCGAGCGCCGGCTGGCGTTCGCCAACCTGTGCGCGGCACTGTCGGTCCAGAACGTCGGCGGTTCGCTCGCCGCGCCCGGCTGGGGCGACATCGTGGACTGGCTCGCCGGGATCCGGGGCCGCGCCGCGGCCGGCTCGACGACGGCCGCCGACGCGGTGTCGCGCTACGCGTTCCTCGACGACGTCGTGCCCGACGAGCACGCGTCGGTGCGGCGGGCGAGCGCCACGATCGCGCGCTTCTCCGACGCCTGA
- a CDS encoding cryptochrome/photolyase family protein: protein MTERRWLFGDQLGPHFLDHPDDAVLLIESRAVFRRRRFHRQKAHLVLSAMRHRAAELGERCRYVRADTYGEVVRRTRDRLTVCRPTSHAALDLVRSLDVEVTPARGFATSSAEFAAWVEGRGKRRLLLEDFYRDARRRLDVLMDGSEPAGGTWNFDHENREPPPRQPTLGVDEPWWPTEDEIDDEVRHDLDRWERDGDVSFIGKDGPRRFAASRDEALHAVRDFAQNRLPTFGAYEDAILRADPWMSHSLLSAPLNFGLLDPVEVVHRVEEAYRAGDVPIASAEGFVRQLIGWRDYVWHLYWQQPRSYRRRNELGARGTLPAWFADLDHEHVDAACLSDTLRNIERNGWVHHIPRLMVLGNYAMQRGWRPSQVTDWFHRAFVDGYDWVMVPNVVGMSQYADGGVMATKPYAGGGAYIDRMSDYCGGCRYDPKVRVGDDACPFTAGYWAFLDRNRDALQGNQRIAQPLRGLDRLKDLDELRVQERERGSRAP, encoded by the coding sequence GTGACGGAACGACGCTGGCTGTTCGGCGACCAGCTCGGCCCCCACTTCCTCGACCACCCCGACGACGCGGTGCTGCTGATCGAGTCGCGGGCGGTCTTCCGCCGGCGTCGGTTCCATCGCCAGAAGGCACACCTCGTGCTCTCCGCCATGCGTCACCGGGCGGCGGAGCTCGGCGAGCGGTGCCGTTACGTCCGGGCCGACACCTACGGCGAGGTCGTCCGGCGCACCCGCGACCGGCTCACCGTGTGCCGGCCGACCAGCCATGCGGCGCTCGACCTCGTCCGCTCGCTCGACGTCGAGGTGACGCCCGCCCGGGGGTTCGCGACGTCTTCGGCGGAGTTCGCCGCCTGGGTCGAGGGCCGCGGCAAGCGCAGGCTGCTGCTCGAGGACTTCTACCGGGACGCGCGTCGCCGCCTCGACGTGCTGATGGACGGCAGCGAGCCCGCCGGCGGCACGTGGAACTTCGACCACGAGAACCGCGAACCGCCGCCGCGGCAACCGACCCTCGGCGTGGACGAACCGTGGTGGCCGACCGAGGACGAGATCGACGACGAGGTGCGTCACGACCTCGACCGGTGGGAGCGTGACGGCGACGTCTCGTTCATCGGCAAGGACGGTCCTCGCCGGTTCGCGGCGTCGCGGGACGAGGCGCTGCATGCAGTGCGCGATTTCGCGCAGAACCGGCTGCCGACGTTCGGAGCGTACGAGGACGCGATCCTGCGCGCCGATCCGTGGATGTCGCACTCGCTGCTGTCGGCACCGCTGAACTTCGGCCTGCTCGACCCGGTCGAGGTGGTGCACCGTGTCGAGGAGGCCTACCGCGCGGGTGACGTCCCGATCGCGTCGGCCGAGGGGTTCGTCCGCCAGCTGATCGGGTGGCGGGACTACGTCTGGCACCTGTACTGGCAGCAGCCGCGCTCGTACCGCCGACGCAACGAGCTCGGGGCGCGTGGCACGCTGCCCGCGTGGTTCGCCGACCTGGACCACGAACACGTCGACGCCGCCTGCCTGTCCGACACATTGCGCAATATCGAGCGAAACGGCTGGGTGCACCACATCCCGAGGTTGATGGTGTTGGGCAACTACGCGATGCAGCGTGGCTGGCGACCCTCGCAGGTCACCGACTGGTTCCATCGCGCCTTCGTCGACGGGTACGACTGGGTGATGGTTCCCAACGTGGTCGGCATGTCGCAGTACGCGGACGGTGGCGTCATGGCCACCAAGCCCTATGCCGGCGGGGGCGCCTACATCGACCGGATGAGCGACTACTGCGGCGGCTGCCGGTACGACCCGAAGGTGCGCGTGGGCGACGACGCGTGCCCCTTCACCGCCGGGTACTGGGCGTTCCTCGACCGCAACCGCGATGCGCTGCAGGGCAACCAGCGGATCGCGCAGCCGCTACGGGGCCTCGACCGGCTGAAGGATCTCGACGAACTGCGGGTCCAGGAACGCGAGCGCGGCTCGCGCGCACCGTGA
- a CDS encoding (deoxy)nucleoside triphosphate pyrophosphohydrolase, whose product MIEVVAAALIRDARVLAARRAPPHRLAGGWEFPGGKVEPGESDGAALVRECREELDVTVEVDRRLGTARGDATVAPIRLSLYAARLVTGEPRPHEDHDALRWLTAAELASVEWLPIDRSLLPLVAAALRVPPSPLPDANRAGRL is encoded by the coding sequence GTGATCGAGGTCGTCGCCGCCGCGCTGATCCGCGACGCGCGCGTGCTGGCGGCGCGACGCGCTCCCCCGCACCGCCTGGCCGGCGGCTGGGAGTTCCCCGGCGGCAAGGTCGAGCCCGGCGAGAGCGACGGCGCGGCCCTGGTGCGCGAGTGCCGTGAGGAGCTCGACGTCACGGTCGAGGTCGACCGGCGGCTCGGCACGGCCCGGGGCGACGCGACGGTGGCGCCGATCCGGCTGTCGCTCTACGCCGCGCGTCTCGTCACCGGGGAACCCCGGCCGCACGAGGACCACGACGCGCTGCGGTGGCTGACTGCGGCCGAGCTGGCGTCGGTCGAGTGGCTGCCGATCGACCGATCCCTGCTCCCGCTCGTCGCCGCCGCACTGCGCGTCCCGCCGTCGCCCTTGCCAGACGCGAACCGTGCGGGCAGGTTGTAA
- a CDS encoding alpha/beta hydrolase → METISFDSHGTRCEAWYLRALNDDLTTTRGRPVVVMGHGFGATRDSGLLPFAERFAAAGADVLVFDYRGFGTSEGEPRQDVDHRRHREDYHAAIAYARARKGVDAARVAIWGSSYSGGHVVAVAAADQRVAAVISQGAAMDGLAALIGNQTGEGPGKAAATTRAALRDVAGRVRGRPPVMLPIVGAPGSGAVISTPTAEQGYLTIAGPTFRNELCARGVLRVPRNRPVRHAAKVTCPMLVIAAEQDDVAPVKPVHEVAARAPRAELLSFPCGHFDLYVGEVFEKSVVEQVEFLRRVLA, encoded by the coding sequence ATGGAGACCATCAGCTTCGACAGCCACGGCACGCGGTGCGAGGCCTGGTACCTACGCGCGTTGAACGACGATCTGACGACCACGCGCGGCCGGCCCGTGGTCGTGATGGGGCACGGCTTCGGGGCGACCCGGGACTCCGGCCTGCTGCCGTTCGCCGAGCGGTTCGCGGCGGCCGGCGCCGACGTCCTCGTCTTCGACTACCGGGGGTTCGGGACGTCCGAGGGCGAGCCGCGGCAGGACGTCGACCACCGACGGCACCGCGAGGACTACCACGCCGCGATCGCCTACGCCCGGGCGCGGAAGGGCGTCGACGCGGCCCGCGTCGCGATCTGGGGGTCGTCCTACTCGGGTGGCCACGTGGTCGCGGTCGCGGCGGCCGACCAGCGCGTCGCCGCCGTGATCAGCCAGGGCGCCGCGATGGACGGCCTCGCCGCGCTCATCGGCAACCAGACCGGCGAGGGACCGGGCAAGGCCGCGGCGACGACCCGGGCGGCGCTCCGCGACGTGGCGGGCCGCGTGCGCGGCCGGCCGCCGGTCATGCTGCCCATCGTGGGCGCACCCGGGTCGGGCGCGGTCATCTCGACCCCCACCGCCGAACAGGGATACCTGACGATCGCCGGCCCGACGTTCCGCAACGAGCTGTGCGCCCGCGGCGTCCTGCGGGTGCCCCGGAACCGTCCGGTGCGTCACGCCGCCAAGGTGACGTGTCCGATGCTCGTCATCGCCGCCGAGCAGGACGACGTCGCGCCGGTCAAACCGGTGCACGAGGTCGCCGCCCGCGCGCCGCGGGCGGAGCTGCTCTCGTTCCCCTGCGGGCACTTCGACCTCTACGTGGGCGAGGTGTTCGAGAAGTCCGTCGTCGAGCAGGTGGAGTTCCTGCGCCGTGTGCTTGCCTGA
- the hutH gene encoding histidine ammonia-lyase produces the protein MQRVAVGTGPLTEADVVAVARDGAGVELTPDAVAAIAASRRVVEALADDVEPHYGISTGFGALATKHIPTEQRALLQRSLIRSHAAGSGPEVEREVVRALMLLRLSTLATGRTGVRPGTAATLAALLDAGITPVVHEYGSLGCSGDLAPLSHVALALLGEGIVRDAEGTAHPAADALAAAGIEPVVLAEKEGLALVNGTDGMLGQLLLACHDLDLLLRTADLTAAMSVEALLGTARVFAADLQSLRPQPGQAVAAANMRALLADSRIVASHAGPDCVYVQDAYSMRCAPQVAGAARDTLAHARLVAGYELAAAVDNPVVTADGRVESNGNFHGAPVGYVLDFLAIPAADVASMSERRTDRMLDVARSRGLPPFLAADPGVDSGHMIAQYTQAALVSELKRLAVPASVDSIPSSAMQEDHVSMGWSAARKLRRSVDALTRVLAIELLTAARALDLRAPLTPGPGTGAVVAALRETVPAPGHDRFLAPEIEAAVELVRSGRAVTAAETALGAAVG, from the coding sequence ATGCAGCGAGTCGCCGTCGGGACGGGCCCCCTGACCGAAGCGGACGTCGTCGCGGTCGCGCGCGACGGCGCAGGCGTGGAGCTGACGCCGGACGCGGTCGCCGCGATCGCCGCCTCGCGCCGCGTGGTCGAGGCGCTCGCCGACGACGTCGAACCGCACTACGGCATCTCGACCGGTTTCGGTGCGCTCGCCACCAAACACATCCCCACCGAGCAGCGGGCCCTGCTGCAGCGCTCGCTCATCCGCTCGCACGCCGCGGGCAGCGGACCCGAGGTCGAGCGCGAGGTCGTCCGCGCGCTGATGCTGCTGCGGCTCTCGACGCTGGCCACGGGCCGCACCGGCGTGCGTCCCGGCACCGCAGCCACGCTCGCCGCGCTGCTGGACGCGGGCATCACACCCGTCGTCCACGAGTACGGCTCGCTGGGCTGCTCCGGCGACCTCGCCCCGCTGTCGCACGTGGCGCTCGCCCTGCTCGGCGAGGGGATCGTCCGCGACGCCGAGGGCACCGCCCACCCCGCCGCGGACGCCCTGGCCGCGGCCGGCATCGAACCGGTCGTGCTGGCCGAGAAGGAGGGCCTCGCCCTCGTCAACGGCACCGACGGCATGCTGGGCCAGCTCCTCCTGGCCTGCCACGACCTCGACCTGCTGTTGCGCACCGCCGACCTCACCGCCGCGATGAGCGTGGAGGCGCTGCTCGGCACGGCCCGGGTCTTCGCCGCGGACCTGCAGTCGCTGCGCCCGCAGCCGGGCCAGGCCGTCGCCGCGGCGAACATGCGCGCCCTGCTGGCCGACTCCCGCATCGTCGCGTCGCACGCCGGGCCGGACTGCGTGTACGTGCAGGACGCGTACTCGATGCGCTGTGCCCCACAGGTGGCCGGCGCCGCCCGCGACACGCTCGCCCACGCGCGCCTGGTCGCCGGGTACGAGCTGGCGGCCGCCGTCGACAACCCGGTGGTCACGGCCGACGGCCGGGTCGAGTCCAACGGCAACTTCCACGGCGCGCCGGTCGGCTACGTCCTCGACTTCCTCGCGATCCCGGCGGCGGACGTCGCGTCGATGAGCGAGCGCCGCACCGACCGGATGCTCGACGTGGCGCGCTCGCGAGGCCTGCCGCCGTTCCTCGCCGCCGACCCGGGTGTGGACTCCGGCCACATGATCGCGCAGTACACGCAGGCGGCGCTGGTGTCGGAGCTCAAGCGGCTCGCGGTGCCGGCGAGCGTGGACTCGATCCCGTCGAGCGCGATGCAGGAGGACCACGTCTCGATGGGGTGGTCGGCGGCCCGCAAGCTGCGCCGTTCGGTCGACGCGCTGACGCGGGTGCTGGCCATCGAGCTGCTCACCGCCGCCCGGGCCCTCGACCTGCGGGCGCCGCTCACCCCCGGGCCGGGAACCGGCGCCGTGGTGGCGGCGCTACGCGAGACGGTCCCGGCTCCCGGCCACGACCGCTTCCTCGCCCCCGAGATCGAGGCCGCCGTCGAGCTCGTCCGATCCGGCCGGGCCGTCACCGCCGCCGAGACGGCGCTGGGCGCGGCCGTCGGCTGA
- a CDS encoding NAD(P)H-quinone oxidoreductase: MRAVVITEFGGPDVLAVQDVPDPTPKADEVIIDVAATAINRADLLQRQGHYPPPPGASDILGMECSGTIAAVGETVAGWSVGDEVCALLSGGGYAEKVAVPVGQLLPVPAGVSLVDAAALPEVTCTVWSMVFGNEAGRLQPGERILVHGGSSGIGTAAIQIAHGRGAEVLTTAGTQRKLDFCRELGADVVVNYRDEDFVEVIDRHTDGRGVDVVLDNMGASYLPRNVAALATGGRLVVLGMQGGVRGELDLGALLTKRGTVHAAGLRARPAAMKAEIVAETQHAVWPMIEAEQVRPIIDRTLSLDDAGDAHRLVDSSDHIGKVLLRVR; the protein is encoded by the coding sequence ATGCGTGCCGTAGTGATCACCGAGTTCGGCGGGCCGGACGTGCTCGCCGTGCAGGACGTCCCGGACCCGACCCCGAAGGCCGACGAGGTGATCATCGACGTCGCGGCGACGGCGATCAACCGCGCCGACCTGCTGCAGCGGCAGGGGCACTATCCGCCGCCGCCGGGGGCGTCCGACATCCTCGGCATGGAGTGCTCCGGGACGATCGCGGCCGTGGGCGAGACGGTCGCGGGGTGGAGCGTCGGCGACGAGGTGTGCGCCCTGCTCTCCGGCGGCGGTTACGCCGAGAAGGTGGCCGTGCCGGTCGGGCAGCTGCTCCCGGTCCCGGCGGGCGTCTCGCTGGTCGACGCCGCCGCGCTGCCGGAGGTCACCTGCACCGTCTGGTCGATGGTCTTCGGCAACGAGGCGGGCCGGCTGCAGCCCGGCGAGCGCATCCTGGTCCACGGCGGGTCGAGCGGCATCGGCACGGCGGCGATCCAGATCGCGCACGGCCGCGGTGCCGAGGTCCTCACCACCGCGGGCACGCAGCGCAAGCTCGACTTCTGCCGGGAGCTCGGCGCCGACGTCGTCGTCAACTACCGCGACGAGGACTTCGTGGAGGTGATCGACCGGCACACCGACGGCCGCGGCGTCGACGTCGTCCTGGACAACATGGGCGCCTCCTACCTGCCCCGCAACGTGGCGGCGCTCGCGACGGGTGGCCGGCTCGTCGTCCTGGGGATGCAGGGCGGCGTCCGGGGCGAGCTCGACCTCGGGGCGCTGCTGACGAAGCGCGGCACCGTCCATGCGGCGGGGCTGCGTGCCCGTCCGGCGGCGATGAAGGCCGAGATCGTGGCCGAGACCCAGCACGCCGTCTGGCCGATGATCGAGGCCGAGCAGGTGCGCCCGATCATCGACCGCACGCTGTCGCTGGACGACGCCGGCGACGCCCACCGGCTCGTGGACTCGAGCGATCACATCGGCAAGGTGCTGCTGCGCGTGCGGTGA
- a CDS encoding aminotransferase class V-fold PLP-dependent enzyme produces the protein MIGVDVARVRGLYPTLATRTAQLDGSFAALQPESVIRAVIATLRSAPAQPGSRSSRSQQSATRVLRARRAVADLVRADPADVVLGQSAGSLLQRFVSLLASDWQLGDEIVLNRLDADLVTQPFTRAARNRGTVVRWAEVDLDTGDVPAWQYDELVGRRTRVVTVSLANPATGTVPDVRAIADLAHEQGALVVVDAGVAPLYAPIDTEALGADLLAVSATVLGGPTAGAVVARPGLLDELGELDDAPAAERSALQRFENFPLPVELLDGVTAAVDHLADLDENPEGTRRDRLVRSVTASARYAGGLFAHLDAELRELPGVTVLGASERALPVTAYTVAGCSPDEVGAFLQRHDVSVWTGASGLSEVLRAFGADEFGGAVFLGVMPHTTAGEVEQFVDAMRQLCRR, from the coding sequence GTGATCGGCGTCGATGTCGCACGGGTGCGCGGGCTGTACCCGACCCTCGCCACCAGGACGGCGCAGCTCGACGGGTCCTTCGCCGCGCTCCAGCCCGAGTCGGTGATCCGCGCCGTCATCGCCACGCTGCGCAGTGCGCCGGCGCAGCCCGGGTCCCGCTCGTCGCGGTCGCAGCAGTCGGCGACCCGCGTGCTGCGCGCCCGCCGTGCCGTGGCCGACCTGGTCCGCGCCGACCCGGCCGATGTCGTCCTCGGCCAGAGCGCCGGCTCGCTGCTGCAGCGCTTCGTGTCGCTGCTGGCCAGTGACTGGCAGCTCGGTGACGAGATCGTCCTCAACCGGCTCGACGCCGATCTGGTGACCCAGCCGTTCACCCGCGCCGCACGCAACCGCGGCACGGTGGTGCGCTGGGCCGAGGTCGACCTCGACACCGGCGACGTCCCGGCCTGGCAGTACGACGAGCTCGTCGGACGCCGCACGCGGGTCGTCACCGTGTCGCTGGCGAATCCGGCCACCGGCACCGTGCCCGACGTCCGGGCCATCGCCGACCTCGCGCACGAGCAGGGCGCGCTCGTCGTCGTCGATGCCGGCGTGGCCCCGCTGTACGCCCCGATCGACACCGAGGCGCTCGGCGCGGACCTGCTCGCCGTGTCGGCCACCGTCCTCGGCGGCCCCACCGCCGGGGCCGTCGTGGCGCGACCCGGCCTGCTGGACGAGCTCGGCGAACTGGACGACGCACCGGCCGCCGAGCGATCGGCGCTGCAGCGCTTCGAGAACTTCCCGCTGCCGGTCGAGCTGCTCGACGGCGTCACCGCGGCCGTCGACCATCTCGCCGATCTCGACGAGAATCCCGAGGGGACGAGGCGCGACCGGCTCGTCCGGTCGGTGACCGCATCGGCACGGTACGCCGGCGGCCTGTTCGCACACCTGGACGCCGAGCTGCGCGAGCTGCCGGGCGTGACCGTGCTGGGCGCCTCGGAACGCGCGCTCCCGGTCACCGCGTACACCGTGGCCGGCTGCTCGCCCGACGAGGTGGGCGCCTTCCTGCAGCGTCACGACGTCTCGGTCTGGACCGGCGCGTCCGGTCTGAGCGAGGTGCTGCGCGCCTTCGGCGCCGACGAGTTCGGCGGTGCGGTGTTCCTGGGCGTCATGCCCCACACCACGGCCGGCGAGGTCGAGCAGTTCGTCGACGCGATGCGCCAGCTCTGCCGGCGCTGA
- a CDS encoding bacterial proteasome activator family protein, whose protein sequence is MATTGDEPDRDDDPDDITGQVEQPAKVMRIGTMIKQLLEEVRQAPLDEAGRRRLREIHESSIKELSSGLSAELRDELDRLSLPFGGDTPSEAELRVAQAQLVGWLEGLFHGIQTAIYAQQATARAQLEQMAGRRQLPGGAGGRQIVVGPDGQLVAPSAAGEESARGTGQYL, encoded by the coding sequence CTGGCCACCACCGGTGACGAGCCCGACCGCGACGACGACCCCGACGACATTACGGGGCAGGTCGAGCAGCCCGCCAAGGTCATGCGGATCGGAACCATGATCAAGCAGCTGCTCGAGGAGGTCCGGCAGGCTCCGCTCGACGAGGCGGGGCGCCGCCGACTGCGCGAGATCCACGAGTCCTCGATCAAGGAACTCAGCTCGGGACTGTCGGCGGAGCTGCGCGACGAGCTCGACCGGCTCAGCCTGCCCTTCGGGGGCGATACGCCGTCGGAGGCCGAACTGCGCGTGGCGCAGGCACAGCTCGTCGGGTGGCTGGAGGGCTTGTTCCACGGCATCCAGACGGCCATCTACGCGCAGCAGGCGACGGCTCGGGCCCAGCTCGAGCAGATGGCGGGTCGGCGTCAGCTCCCCGGCGGCGCCGGCGGTCGGCAGATCGTGGTGGGCCCGGACGGGCAGCTCGTCGCGCCGTCCGCGGCCGGCGAGGAGTCGGCGCGCGGCACGGGCCAGTACCTGTAG
- a CDS encoding acyl-CoA synthetase: MRDFVATRPADALALVDDVRDRELRFGEVVDDAGVVAAGLVARGVGKGDVVLVLQGNGADHVALTLACLWLGAPVLPCSEMLRAKDVALRVRRARHALIVADPRNAAALEGLDVPVWWVDDTFAHPVEAVTIPDHAELDDTDPSFVLFTSGTSGEPKLVRHGQRYAWGQRLQAQEWLAARPGELVWSTAAPGWSKSARNCFIAPWWCGAAALVQDRRFDAAHRLDTVRRHGVNVLCMAPTEYRLIAGHGPIVDVPSLRRLVTAGEALGVPAWSTWREQTGLEISDGYGQTETGQVTGTPPGETAPPGSMGRPLPGVRVEVVDGELTVDPSTLPAFFLGYDGDAAPTGRWHTGDTVRQDDDGWLFFEARADDVIISAGYRIGPAEVESTLLGHEAVRECGVVGVPDAERGAVVAAAVVLGDGHVPSAALAAELQAFVRAETAPYKYPRRIWFVDALPKTTSGKLLRSALVPPS; this comes from the coding sequence GTGCGGGACTTCGTCGCGACGCGGCCGGCCGACGCGCTCGCCCTCGTCGACGACGTGCGGGACCGCGAGCTCCGGTTCGGCGAGGTCGTCGACGACGCGGGCGTGGTGGCCGCCGGCCTCGTCGCACGCGGCGTGGGCAAGGGTGACGTCGTGCTCGTCCTGCAGGGCAACGGCGCCGACCACGTCGCGCTGACGCTGGCCTGCCTGTGGCTGGGTGCGCCTGTCCTGCCGTGCAGCGAGATGCTGCGCGCGAAGGACGTCGCGCTGCGGGTGCGACGCGCGCGGCACGCCCTGATCGTCGCCGACCCGCGCAACGCGGCCGCCCTCGAGGGTCTCGACGTGCCCGTGTGGTGGGTCGACGACACGTTCGCGCACCCGGTCGAGGCCGTCACCATCCCCGACCACGCCGAGCTCGACGACACCGACCCGTCGTTCGTGCTCTTCACCTCGGGGACGAGCGGTGAGCCGAAGCTGGTCCGCCACGGCCAGCGGTACGCGTGGGGCCAGCGGTTGCAGGCCCAGGAGTGGCTGGCAGCGCGACCCGGCGAGCTGGTCTGGTCGACCGCGGCGCCGGGATGGTCGAAGTCCGCGCGCAACTGCTTCATCGCGCCGTGGTGGTGCGGTGCGGCGGCGCTCGTGCAGGACCGCCGCTTCGACGCGGCACATCGGCTCGACACCGTCCGGCGGCACGGTGTGAACGTCCTGTGCATGGCCCCGACCGAGTACCGGTTGATCGCCGGGCACGGCCCGATCGTCGACGTTCCGTCGCTGCGGCGACTCGTGACGGCCGGGGAGGCGCTCGGCGTCCCGGCGTGGTCGACGTGGCGCGAGCAGACCGGGCTCGAGATCAGCGACGGGTACGGCCAGACCGAGACCGGTCAGGTCACCGGGACGCCGCCGGGCGAGACCGCGCCACCGGGGTCGATGGGTCGGCCGCTCCCGGGCGTCCGCGTCGAGGTCGTCGACGGCGAGCTGACCGTCGACCCGAGCACGCTGCCTGCCTTCTTCCTCGGTTACGACGGTGACGCGGCGCCCACCGGACGCTGGCACACCGGCGACACCGTGCGGCAGGACGACGACGGCTGGTTGTTCTTCGAGGCACGGGCCGACGACGTCATCATCAGCGCCGGCTACCGCATCGGGCCGGCCGAGGTGGAGTCGACGCTGCTCGGCCACGAGGCCGTCCGGGAGTGCGGTGTCGTCGGGGTGCCCGACGCCGAGCGCGGCGCGGTCGTGGCGGCTGCCGTCGTGCTGGGTGACGGTCACGTGCCCTCGGCCGCCCTCGCTGCCGAGCTGCAGGCCTTCGTGCGGGCCGAGACCGCGCCCTACAAGTACCCGCGGCGGATCTGGTTCGTCGACGCCTTGCCCAAGACCACGTCGGGCAAGCTGCTGCGGTCGGCCCTCGTCCCGCCGTCCTGA
- a CDS encoding HAD family hydrolase encodes MIRFVATDIDGTLLGSDGEVSARNRAALDAAADAGLHVAFVTGRPPRWLDDLVDATGHHGVAVGANGAVLYDMATEELLVSYTLDEALMRELAKSLRAEFPGVAFALEFGHGFAAEPEYVHDWQINPRTDRRGVAIPPPRIGSLDEIVDGPAVKLLAKDRSVDPDAFLTAATEVVGDRATLTHSSSYGLLELSAPGVTKATGLAELAERHGVAPHEIAAIGDMPNDIPMLLWAGRSYAVGNAHPAVKEAADEVTVSNDDDAVGRLIESVLAGY; translated from the coding sequence ATGATCAGGTTCGTCGCCACCGATATCGACGGGACCCTGCTGGGCAGCGACGGAGAGGTGTCGGCCCGCAACCGCGCCGCGCTCGACGCCGCCGCCGACGCCGGTCTGCACGTGGCCTTCGTGACCGGACGGCCGCCACGCTGGTTGGACGACCTGGTCGATGCGACCGGCCACCACGGCGTCGCCGTCGGGGCGAACGGTGCGGTGCTCTACGACATGGCGACCGAAGAGCTGCTGGTGTCGTACACCCTGGACGAGGCGCTTATGCGCGAACTTGCGAAATCTCTGCGCGCGGAGTTCCCCGGCGTCGCGTTCGCACTCGAGTTCGGGCACGGCTTCGCGGCCGAACCCGAGTACGTGCACGACTGGCAGATCAATCCGCGCACCGACCGGCGTGGCGTGGCGATCCCACCGCCCCGCATCGGCTCGCTCGACGAGATCGTCGACGGGCCGGCGGTGAAGCTGCTGGCGAAGGACCGCTCGGTCGACCCGGACGCGTTCCTCACCGCGGCCACCGAGGTCGTCGGTGACCGTGCGACGCTGACGCACTCGTCGTCCTACGGCCTGCTCGAGCTCTCTGCTCCCGGCGTCACCAAGGCGACCGGGCTGGCCGAGCTGGCCGAACGCCACGGCGTCGCGCCGCACGAGATCGCCGCGATCGGCGACATGCCCAACGACATCCCGATGCTGTTGTGGGCCGGTCGTTCCTACGCCGTCGGCAACGCCCATCCCGCGGTCAAGGAGGCCGCCGACGAGGTCACGGTCAGCAACGACGACGATGCGGTGGGCCGTCTTATCGAGTCGGTGCTCGCTGGGTACTGA